One Actinomadura viridis genomic region harbors:
- a CDS encoding FadR/GntR family transcriptional regulator gives MSTGLPQFASPRREAPGVELTRRLLDYLLSGDVKPGQRIPSERQLATALSAGRSTVREAIKSLSLLGLLEQRVGDGTYLSRSSSDLLPQVIEWGLLLGEKRLEDLLEARSALEVQLAGWAAERRTEAQLAELRRLIAKMGDAGEDFESYVEADIAFHLWLAEASGNGVLASVLTNIQSLLQAWASRVIRTAGETETSLAMHEPILAAVEARDPDAARSAMLAHMERATRRLRASLPADDDRQGGTGAR, from the coding sequence ATGTCGACGGGGCTGCCGCAGTTCGCCTCACCACGGCGCGAGGCGCCCGGGGTGGAACTCACCCGCCGGCTGCTGGACTATCTGCTGTCAGGGGATGTCAAGCCCGGGCAGCGAATCCCATCGGAGCGGCAGCTTGCGACGGCATTGTCGGCCGGCCGGTCGACCGTTCGAGAGGCGATCAAGTCGCTGAGCCTGCTGGGCCTGCTGGAGCAGCGCGTGGGAGACGGCACCTACCTGAGCCGTTCCAGCTCGGATCTGCTGCCTCAGGTGATCGAGTGGGGGCTGCTCCTGGGGGAGAAGCGCCTGGAGGACCTGCTGGAAGCCCGGTCCGCTCTGGAGGTGCAGCTGGCCGGGTGGGCAGCGGAGCGCCGCACCGAGGCGCAGCTCGCGGAGCTGCGAAGGCTCATCGCGAAGATGGGCGACGCGGGCGAGGACTTCGAGAGTTACGTGGAGGCCGACATCGCCTTCCACCTGTGGCTGGCCGAGGCGAGCGGCAACGGCGTGCTCGCCAGTGTGCTGACCAACATCCAGTCGCTGCTGCAGGCGTGGGCGTCGAGGGTCATCCGTACCGCGGGGGAGACCGAGACCTCGCTGGCGATGCACGAGCCGATCCTGGCCGCCGTCGAGGCCAGGGATCCCGATGCGGCGCGGTCGGCGATGCTCGCGCACATGGAGCGCGCCACCAGGCGGCTCCGGGCCAGCCTGCCCGCCGACGACGACCGGCAGGGTGGCACCGGGGCCCGCTGA
- a CDS encoding putative hydro-lyase, with translation MEVNDPGSLTPEQARALFRAGLRVPTAGWCAGRTQANLIAVPRDHAYDFLLFAHRNPKPCPVIDVTEPGETTAALFSGDLRTDLPGYVVYEDGVPVAEVTDATAYWRDDLVAFLIGCSFTFEGALIEAGVPVRHIEQGGNVPMYRTGRACRPAGGLAGPLVVSMRPIPAGLVADAVRITARYPAVHGGPVHVGDPAELGIADLDAPDFGDPVEVRPGEVPVFWACGVTPQAAVTASRPAFAIGHAPGHMAITDARDSDYLVP, from the coding sequence ATGGAAGTGAACGACCCGGGCTCGCTGACCCCGGAGCAGGCCAGGGCGCTGTTCCGGGCCGGGCTGCGCGTGCCCACCGCGGGCTGGTGCGCCGGCCGCACCCAGGCCAACCTGATCGCCGTCCCGCGCGACCACGCCTACGACTTCCTGCTGTTCGCCCACCGCAACCCCAAGCCGTGCCCGGTCATCGACGTGACCGAGCCGGGCGAGACCACCGCCGCGCTGTTCTCCGGGGACCTGCGCACGGACCTGCCGGGCTACGTCGTGTACGAGGACGGCGTCCCGGTGGCCGAGGTGACCGACGCGACCGCGTACTGGCGGGACGACCTGGTGGCCTTCCTCATCGGCTGCAGTTTCACCTTCGAGGGCGCGCTGATCGAGGCGGGGGTGCCGGTCCGGCACATCGAGCAGGGCGGGAACGTGCCGATGTACCGGACCGGCCGCGCCTGCCGCCCGGCCGGCGGCCTCGCCGGCCCGCTGGTGGTCTCGATGCGCCCGATCCCGGCCGGCCTGGTCGCCGACGCCGTCCGGATCACGGCACGCTACCCGGCCGTGCACGGCGGCCCGGTGCACGTGGGGGATCCGGCCGAGCTGGGCATCGCCGACCTGGACGCGCCCGACTTCGGCGACCCGGTCGAGGTGCGGCCGGGCGAGGTCCCGGTCTTCTGGGCCTGCGGGGTCACGCCCCAGGCCGCCGTGACCGCGTCCCGCCCCGCGTTCGCGATCGGTCACGCCCCCGGCCACATGGCCATCACCGACGCCCGCGACAGCGACTACCTCGTCCCGTGA
- a CDS encoding NRAMP family divalent metal transporter, translating to MTDRTTLGQAGAPPAAPRRGALLGAMFLMATSAIGPGFITQTTVFTAELGAALAFAILVSVLVDIAIQLNVWRVVGVSGRRAQDLGNSVLPGAGYALAGLDVFGGIIFNIGNVAGTALGLNALLGLDVKIGGTVSALVAVAVFLIRRAGVAMDRIVVVLGCVMIAMTLYVAIISSPPLGEVLVQTVAPEEVRFLTITTLIGGTVGGYITYAGAHRMIESGLTGPENVRGITRSSITGILVTGLMRTLLFLAVLGVVAGGARLAADNPAPSAFQHAAGEAGLRVFGLIMWSAAITSVIGASYTSVSFLVSFSPWIERNRNRLVVAFIALSTVIYLALGTTPVTLLILAGALNGLILPFGLGLLMWVAGRRSDLLGGYRYPVWLLVLGVAAWLLTLYLGWNSLTGIADLWK from the coding sequence ATGACCGATCGCACCACGCTCGGCCAGGCCGGAGCGCCGCCGGCGGCCCCGCGCCGCGGCGCGCTCCTGGGCGCCATGTTCCTGATGGCCACCAGCGCCATCGGCCCGGGATTCATCACCCAGACCACCGTCTTCACCGCCGAGCTCGGCGCCGCGCTCGCCTTCGCGATCCTGGTGTCGGTGCTGGTGGACATCGCGATCCAGCTGAACGTCTGGCGGGTGGTGGGGGTCTCCGGCCGCCGCGCGCAGGACCTCGGCAACAGCGTCCTGCCCGGGGCCGGCTACGCGCTGGCCGGGCTGGACGTCTTCGGCGGCATCATCTTCAACATCGGGAACGTGGCCGGGACCGCGCTCGGCCTCAACGCGCTGCTGGGCCTGGACGTCAAGATCGGCGGTACCGTCTCCGCGCTGGTCGCGGTGGCGGTCTTCCTGATCCGGCGGGCCGGCGTCGCGATGGACCGCATCGTGGTCGTGCTCGGCTGCGTCATGATCGCGATGACCCTGTACGTGGCGATCATCTCCTCCCCGCCCCTCGGCGAGGTGCTGGTGCAGACCGTGGCGCCCGAGGAGGTCCGGTTCCTGACGATCACCACGCTGATCGGCGGGACGGTCGGCGGCTACATCACCTACGCCGGCGCGCACCGCATGATCGAGTCCGGGCTCACCGGCCCGGAGAACGTCCGGGGCATCACCCGCAGCTCGATCACCGGGATCCTGGTCACCGGCCTCATGCGGACGCTGCTGTTCCTCGCCGTCCTGGGCGTGGTGGCGGGCGGGGCCCGGCTGGCCGCCGACAACCCCGCGCCGTCGGCCTTCCAGCACGCCGCGGGCGAGGCCGGGCTGAGGGTCTTCGGTCTGATCATGTGGTCCGCCGCGATCACTTCGGTGATCGGCGCGTCCTACACGTCGGTGTCCTTCCTGGTCTCGTTCTCCCCCTGGATCGAACGCAACCGCAACCGGCTGGTGGTCGCCTTCATCGCGCTGTCCACCGTCATCTACCTGGCGCTCGGCACCACGCCGGTGACCCTGCTCATCCTGGCGGGCGCGCTGAACGGGCTGATCCTTCCGTTCGGCCTCGGCCTCCTGATGTGGGTGGCCGGGCGCCGCTCCGACCTGCTCGGCGGCTACCGCTACCCGGTGTGGCTGCTGGTGCTCGGCGTCGCGGCCTGGCTGCTGACCCTCTACCTGGGCTGGAACTCCCTCACGGGAATCGCCGACCTATGGAAGTGA
- a CDS encoding GntR family transcriptional regulator, producing the protein MPEQDAWLGRIEAARDELGRSSTAARVAGLLREQITDGLLAPGERLPEAELCRAARVSRNTLREAFRLLVQERLLEHRFNSGVFVRRLTAADLADLYRVRRILEGAGAREAAGARPEALARLDAAVTEGERAAEAGAWPQVGTADIRFHQAIGALCGSPRVDEMMRTLLAELRLVFHEMGSPREFHEPYLARNRLLAGLLARGECEAAERELLSYLDDAEAQLTAAYRREEEHRPTGR; encoded by the coding sequence ATGCCCGAGCAGGACGCCTGGCTGGGCAGGATCGAGGCCGCCCGGGACGAACTCGGCCGGTCGAGCACCGCCGCCCGCGTCGCCGGGCTGCTGCGCGAGCAGATCACCGACGGCCTGCTGGCGCCCGGTGAGCGGCTGCCGGAGGCCGAGCTGTGCCGCGCCGCCCGGGTCTCCCGCAACACGCTGCGCGAGGCGTTCCGGTTGCTGGTGCAGGAACGGCTGCTGGAGCACCGGTTCAACAGCGGCGTGTTCGTGCGCCGCCTCACGGCCGCCGACCTGGCCGACCTCTACCGGGTGCGCCGGATCCTGGAGGGCGCGGGCGCGCGGGAGGCCGCCGGGGCGCGGCCGGAGGCGCTCGCCCGGCTCGACGCCGCGGTCACCGAGGGTGAACGGGCCGCCGAGGCCGGGGCCTGGCCGCAGGTGGGGACCGCCGACATCCGGTTCCACCAGGCGATCGGGGCCCTGTGCGGCAGCCCCCGGGTGGACGAGATGATGCGGACCCTGCTGGCCGAGCTGCGCCTGGTGTTCCACGAGATGGGCTCGCCGCGCGAGTTCCACGAGCCCTACCTGGCCCGCAACCGGCTGCTGGCCGGCCTGCTGGCGCGGGGCGAGTGCGAGGCCGCCGAACGGGAGCTGCTGTCCTATCTCGACGACGCCGAGGCCCAGCTCACCGCCGCCTATCGCCGCGAGGAGGAGCACCGCCCGACGGGACGGTGA
- a CDS encoding nucleoside deaminase, whose amino-acid sequence MIDETGLRHLERCVELAAQALEAGEEPFGSVLVAGDGSVLAEDHNHVVSTGDETAHPEFELARWAAANMTAEERASATVYTSGEHCPMCAAAHAWVGLGRIVYATSSAQLSAWRTELGVQPSPVQTLPVQEVAPGVIVEGPVPEFADRMRELHRRSHAA is encoded by the coding sequence ATGATCGATGAGACCGGGCTGCGGCATTTGGAACGTTGTGTCGAACTGGCCGCGCAGGCTCTGGAGGCCGGGGAGGAGCCGTTCGGCTCGGTGCTCGTGGCCGGGGACGGCAGCGTCCTGGCCGAGGACCACAACCACGTCGTCTCCACCGGCGACGAGACCGCCCACCCGGAGTTCGAGCTGGCTCGGTGGGCCGCCGCGAACATGACCGCTGAGGAACGCGCGTCCGCCACCGTCTACACCTCGGGCGAGCACTGCCCGATGTGCGCCGCCGCCCACGCCTGGGTCGGGCTGGGCCGGATCGTGTACGCGACCTCCTCGGCCCAGCTGTCGGCCTGGCGGACCGAACTGGGCGTCCAGCCGTCGCCCGTACAGACCCTGCCGGTCCAGGAGGTGGCGCCCGGCGTCATCGTGGAGGGCCCCGTTCCCGAGTTCGCCGATCGAATGCGCGAGTTGCACCGCCGCTCCCACGCCGCCTGA
- a CDS encoding beta-galactosidase has product MRRILVAFLLAVTMVSAPPATSSASVISAASTTPSGSPPATGSPTASGSPTSTTFPTSSTSGTSPSSRITYDRYSLTVDGRRVLLWSGEFHYFRLPSPELWRDVLEKIRAAGFNGVSLYFHWGYHSPRPGVYDFTGVRDVDRLLRLTEELGLYVVARPGPYINAETTGGGFPAWLKNVPGRARSSDPGYTRAYREWLGRINPIIARHQLTRGGSVIAYNAENEYAANTDAAYMEDIQRQARDAGIDVPITHNQCCDASWTPTWATGQGAVQIPGVDDYPQSFECREPDTWGTWGEGVTERLSQNAPAYGAEYQAGAIDLNKAGYEKCRELTGPAFMKVYYKSNLITSGATMFGYYMAFGGTNWGRLAQPNDVYTSYDYGAPITENRQLTGKYDEFKRQGLFVTTTAPLAKTDVAAAPASSDPAVHTEARANPDTGTQFVLVRHADRRTDADRSSTLTWKTPDGTYPVPVQVKGRDAKVLVAGYDMGGQRLTLSTSELLTHTTAGDGDRDVAVLYGTEGVPGTTVLRYASQPTVKVLDGTVRSSYENGALTLGYTHEGLARVLVTGGGRRPLLLLLGTEKEAAKFWRSGDVLLRGTDLVRSAVLKGGDLTVRADLSKAGDIEAFVPASRLTVNGRAVPVRPTPSGSLLGRAPGPEAVRVPSLTGWRTRAEAPEARPGYDDSRWTVARKTTTVSPIKPKTLPVLYADDYGYHHGHVWYRGRFTATGSEASVDLNAITGKGGIYQVWLNGRYLGSAAGGEQKDADSPVNPDPGPGRFPIPSGLLAEGRSAVLSVLVENMGHNDDWTADDVRHKQPRGLVGASVTTTGSGTTVPITWKIQGGAADPVRGPFNTGGLHGERTGWHLPSSPGGDWRPGLPALAPGVSWSRTRFRLDLPRDQDVPLTLRFGQGTGRHRVLIYLNGWNVGEYVSGGVQRDFTLPAGVLRTRGDNTLALAVIAEDETTLGALTLTPVANHRVPG; this is encoded by the coding sequence ATGAGAAGGATCCTTGTCGCGTTCCTGCTCGCGGTCACGATGGTGTCCGCGCCGCCCGCGACGTCCTCGGCTTCCGTGATATCCGCCGCCTCCACGACACCGTCCGGCTCCCCACCAGCCACCGGCTCCCCGACAGCCTCCGGCTCCCCGACTTCCACCACCTTCCCGACTTCCTCCACCTCGGGGACGTCCCCCTCGTCCCGGATCACCTACGACCGCTACTCGCTCACCGTGGACGGGAGGCGCGTCCTGCTGTGGTCGGGGGAGTTCCACTACTTCCGGCTGCCCAGCCCGGAGCTGTGGCGCGACGTCCTGGAGAAGATCCGCGCCGCGGGCTTCAACGGCGTGTCGCTCTACTTCCACTGGGGCTACCACTCGCCCAGGCCGGGCGTGTACGACTTCACCGGGGTCCGGGACGTGGACCGCCTGCTGCGCCTCACCGAGGAACTGGGCCTGTACGTGGTGGCGCGCCCCGGGCCGTACATCAACGCCGAGACCACCGGAGGAGGATTCCCCGCCTGGCTGAAGAACGTGCCGGGACGGGCCCGTTCCAGCGATCCCGGCTACACCCGCGCCTACCGGGAGTGGCTGGGACGCATCAACCCCATCATCGCCCGGCACCAGCTCACCCGCGGCGGGTCGGTCATCGCCTACAACGCCGAGAACGAGTACGCGGCCAACACCGACGCCGCGTACATGGAGGACATCCAGCGGCAGGCCCGTGACGCGGGCATCGACGTGCCCATCACCCACAACCAGTGCTGCGACGCGTCCTGGACGCCCACCTGGGCCACAGGTCAGGGCGCCGTGCAGATACCGGGCGTGGACGACTACCCGCAGTCGTTCGAATGCCGCGAGCCCGACACCTGGGGTACGTGGGGCGAGGGCGTCACCGAGCGCCTGAGCCAGAACGCCCCCGCCTACGGCGCCGAGTACCAGGCCGGTGCCATCGACCTGAACAAGGCGGGCTACGAGAAGTGCCGCGAGCTGACCGGCCCTGCCTTCATGAAGGTCTACTACAAGTCGAACCTCATCACCTCAGGGGCGACGATGTTCGGGTACTACATGGCCTTCGGCGGGACCAACTGGGGGCGGCTGGCCCAGCCCAACGACGTCTACACCTCCTACGACTACGGCGCGCCGATCACCGAGAACCGGCAGCTCACCGGCAAGTACGACGAGTTCAAGAGGCAGGGGCTCTTCGTCACCACGACCGCGCCGCTGGCCAAGACCGATGTGGCCGCCGCGCCCGCGTCCAGCGATCCGGCCGTGCACACCGAGGCCCGCGCCAACCCCGACACCGGTACGCAGTTCGTCCTCGTCCGGCACGCCGACCGCAGGACCGACGCGGACAGGTCCTCCACCCTCACCTGGAAGACCCCGGACGGGACGTACCCGGTCCCCGTCCAGGTCAAGGGACGGGACGCGAAGGTCCTCGTGGCCGGGTACGACATGGGCGGCCAGCGCCTCACCCTGTCCACCTCTGAACTGCTCACCCACACGACCGCCGGGGACGGGGACCGGGACGTCGCGGTCCTCTATGGCACCGAGGGCGTTCCCGGGACGACCGTTCTCCGGTACGCGTCACAGCCCACGGTGAAGGTGCTCGACGGCACCGTGCGCTCGTCCTATGAGAACGGCGCCCTCACCCTGGGCTACACCCACGAGGGCCTGGCGCGCGTCCTCGTCACCGGGGGCGGTCGCCGTCCGCTCCTCCTGCTGCTGGGCACCGAGAAGGAGGCCGCGAAGTTCTGGCGGTCCGGCGACGTTCTCCTGCGCGGCACCGACCTGGTCCGTTCCGCCGTTCTCAAGGGAGGCGACCTGACCGTACGGGCCGACCTGTCCAAGGCCGGCGACATCGAGGCGTTCGTCCCGGCGTCGCGCCTCACCGTCAACGGGCGGGCCGTCCCCGTCCGCCCGACGCCGAGCGGGTCGCTCCTGGGCCGGGCCCCCGGCCCCGAAGCGGTCCGCGTCCCGTCACTCACCGGTTGGCGAACCAGGGCCGAGGCGCCCGAGGCCCGACCCGGCTATGACGACTCGCGCTGGACGGTGGCCCGCAAGACCACCACCGTCAGCCCGATCAAACCCAAGACCCTGCCCGTCCTCTACGCCGACGACTACGGCTACCACCATGGCCACGTCTGGTACCGGGGCCGCTTCACCGCCACGGGCTCCGAAGCGTCGGTCGACCTCAACGCCATCACCGGCAAGGGAGGCATCTACCAAGTCTGGCTGAACGGCCGCTACCTCGGCTCGGCCGCGGGCGGGGAACAGAAGGACGCCGACAGCCCGGTCAACCCCGATCCGGGCCCCGGCCGCTTCCCGATCCCATCCGGCCTCCTGGCCGAGGGTCGGTCCGCCGTCCTGTCGGTCCTGGTGGAGAACATGGGGCACAACGACGACTGGACCGCCGACGACGTCCGGCACAAGCAGCCGCGCGGCCTGGTCGGAGCCTCCGTCACCACCACCGGTTCCGGCACGACGGTCCCCATCACCTGGAAGATCCAGGGCGGCGCGGCCGATCCCGTACGGGGCCCGTTCAACACCGGCGGTCTGCACGGTGAACGCACGGGCTGGCACCTGCCATCGTCGCCCGGTGGGGACTGGCGGCCGGGCCTGCCCGCCCTGGCCCCGGGGGTCTCGTGGTCGCGCACGCGGTTCCGGCTCGACCTTCCCCGTGACCAGGACGTCCCGCTGACCCTCCGGTTCGGCCAGGGCACCGGCCGGCACCGGGTGCTGATCTACCTCAACGGCTGGAACGTCGGCGAGTACGTCAGCGGCGGGGTGCAGCGCGACTTCACCCTGCCCGCCGGTGTCCTGCGGACGCGCGGGGACAACACCCTCGCGCTGGCCGTCATCGCCGAGGACGAGACGACCCTCGGCGCGCTCACCCTGACCCCGGTCGCCAACCACCGCGTCCCGGGCTGA